In one Silene latifolia isolate original U9 population chromosome 10, ASM4854445v1, whole genome shotgun sequence genomic region, the following are encoded:
- the LOC141608131 gene encoding uncharacterized protein LOC141608131: MWRLDANFRQVISEGWEKEIKGTQMFQHVCKLKHLKHVLKLLNIGPLGDIENKVKVAKLALFKIQEGLVSNSMEPTLVATAKELSDELLNLKIAWHLFMERKAKVDWINMGDDNTQYFHTHLKNRRATKKFIQIQDTSGKLCTTSTDIQQAFISFYADLLGSSKAVDPVCAPIITAGILLNEAHHDILLAEVSSDEVKRPMFDICGNKAHGPDGFSSHFYKDTWDITG, from the coding sequence atgtggaggCTTGATGCAAATTTTAGACAGGTGATAAGTGAGGGATGGGAAAAGGAGATTAAAGGGACTCAGATGTTCCAACATGTGTGCAAATTGAAACACTTGAAACATGTTCTAAAGCTTCTGAATATAGGCCCTCTTGGAGATATTGAGAATAAGGTGAAGGTGGCTAAATTGGCTTTGTTCAAAATTCAGGAAGGCCTTGTTTCCAATTCTATGGAACCTACTCTAGTTGCAACTGCAAAGGAACTTTCTGATGAGCTTCTGAATTTGAAAATAGCTTGGCATCTATTTATGGAGCGGAAGGCAAAAGTGGACTGGATTAATATGGGTGATGATAATACTCAATACTTTCATACTCACCTCAAGAATAGAAGAGCGACAAAAAAATTTATTCAAATCCAGGATACTTCTGGGAAGCTTTGTACTACTAGTACAGACATTCAGCAAGCTTTCATCTCCTTTTATGCAGATTTGTTAGGGAGTAGTAAAGCAGTTGATCCAGTTTGTGCCCCTATTATTACTGCTGGCATTTTATTGAATGAGGCTCATCATGACATTTTACTTGCTGAGGTTTCTTCTGATGAGGTTAAAAGGCCTATGTTTGACATTTGTGGCAATAAAGCTCATGGCCCTGATGGGTTTAGCAGTCACTTTTATAAAGATACTTGGGATATCACTGGGTGA